A genomic window from Lotus japonicus ecotype B-129 chromosome 1, LjGifu_v1.2 includes:
- the LOC130731215 gene encoding phosphoglycerate mutase-like protein AT74 has protein sequence MHNHNNNDNDDNNNHHQQQIPNQNNHKPSVLPKRIILVRHGESQGNLDPSAYTTTPDHKISLTPQGITQARIAGARIRHVISSTSSTDWRVYFYVSPYARTRSTLREIGRSFSKHRLLGVREECRIREQDFGNFQVQERINALKETRQRFGRFFFRFPDGESAADVFDRVSSFLESLWRDIDMNRLNHDPSNDLNLIIVSHGLASRVFLMKWFKWTVEQFDLLNNFGNGEFRVMQLGSGGEYSLAVHHTDREMHEWGLSPDMIADQKWRAHATKGAWHDQGPLSLDTFFDHLHDSDNEDNDDQTNS, from the exons ATGCATAATCACAACAACAACGATAACGATGATAACAAcaaccaccaccaacaacaGATTCCCAATCAGAACAATCACAAACCAAGCGTGCTTCCCAAGAGAATAATCCTTGTCCGCCACGGCGAGTCTCAAGGAAACTTAGACCCCTCCGCCTACACAACCACCCCAGACCACAAGATCTCTCTAACCCCCCAAGGCATAACCCAAGCACGAATCGCCGGCGCTCGCATCCGCCACGTCATCTCCTCCACATCCTCCACCGATTGGCGCGTCTACTTCTACGTCTCTCCTTACGCCCGCACCAGATCCACGCTCCGCGAGATCGGTAGATCGTTCTCCAAACACCGCCTCCTCGGTGTTAGAGAGGAGTGCCGCATTCGTGAACAGGATTTCGGTAATTTTCAGGTTCAGGAGCGGATTAACGCGCTCAAGGAAACGAGGCAGCGGTTTGGTAGATTCTTCTTCCGATTTCCTGACGGTGAATCCGCCGCCGACGTCTTCGATCGCGTTTCca GTTTCCTTGAATCTCTGTGGAGGGACATCGACATGAACAGGCTTAATCATGACCCTTCTAACGATCTGAACCTGATAATTGTTTCACACGGGCTGGCATCCCGGGTTTTCCTCATGAAGTGGTTCAAGTGGACGGTTGAACAATTTGATCTTCTGAACAATTTTGGAAACGGCGAGTTCCGCGTGATGCAGTTGGGGAGTGGCGGAGAGTACAGTTTGGCGGTTCATCACACAGACAGAGAAATGCATGAATGGGGGCTCTCTCCTGATATGATAGCTGACCAGAAATGGCGAGCTCATGCCACCAAGGGTGCCTGGCATGATCAGGGCCCCTTGTCCCTCGATACTTTTTTTGATCATCTTCATGACTCTGATAATGAGGACAATGATGACCAAACAAATTCATAA